One window of Felis catus isolate Fca126 chromosome D4, F.catus_Fca126_mat1.0, whole genome shotgun sequence genomic DNA carries:
- the DYNC2I2 gene encoding cytoplasmic dynein 2 intermediate chain 2 isoform X4 translates to MRLQPMNLPRQCLASGHSKSCQTASIATAEASVQTRKHADAEVQTEVPAPVGARTVAQHDSPRLAAFLRRVEAMVIRELNKNWQSHAFDGFEVNWTEQQPTVTCLHTLGYPPAQGQGLHVTSVSWNTTGSVVACAYGRLDDGDWSTLKSFVCAWNLDRRGLNPQQPSAVVEVPSAVMCLAFHPTQPSHVAGGLYSGEVLVWDVSHPEDPLLWRTGLTDDTHTDPVYQVLWLPEPRHSHRFQVLSVATDGKVLLWQGGGAGQLQLTEGFALVVQQLPRNTKLKKPPRGETEVGATAVAFSGFDPSLFVLGTEGGFPLKCSLAAEEAALTRMPSSVPLRAPARFTFSPHGGPIYSVSCSPFHRNLFLSAGTDGHIHLYSMLQAQPLASLQLSHKYLFAVRWSPVRPLVFAAASGEGDVQLFDLRKSSQKPTVSIKQTQDDSPVYCLEFNRQQTQLLAAGDAKGTVKVWQLSTEFTEQGPREAEDLEQLAAEVAT, encoded by the exons atgaggctccaacccatgaacc TACCCAGACAGTGCCTGGCAAGTGGACACTCG AAAAGTTGCCAGACGGCGAGCATTGCCACTGCTGAAGCGTCTGTCCAGACCCGGAAGCATGCGGATGCTGAGGTGCAGACCGAGGTCCCTGCACCGGTCGGCGCTCGGACTGTGGCCCAGCACGACAGCCCCAGGCTTGCAGCCTTTCTTCGGAGGGTGGAGGCCATGGTTATTCGAGAGCTGAATAAGAACTGGCAGAGCCACGCTTTTGACGGCTTCGAGGTGAACTGGACAGAGCAGCAGCCAACG GTCACGTGTCTGCACACCCTGGGCTACCCCCCAGCCCAGGGGCAGGGTCTGCATGTGACCAGTGTCTCCTGGAACACCACCGGCTCCGTGGTGGCCTGTGCCTATGGCCG GTTGGACGACGGGGACTGGAGCACACTGAAGTCCTTCGTGTGTGCCTGGAACCTGGACAGGCGAGGCCTGAACCCCCAGCAGCCGTCAGCAGTGGTGGAGGTGCCCAGCGCCGTCATGTGCCTGGCCTTCCACCCCACGCAGCCGTCCCATGTCGCAG GCGGGTTGTACAGTGGTGAGGTGCTGGTGTGGGACGTGAGCCATCCCGAGGACCCGCTGCTGTGGCGCACGGGCCTGACGGACGACACGCACACCGACCCTGTGTACCAG GTGCTTTGGCTACCTGAGCCCCGGCACAGCCACCGCTTCCAGGTGCTGAGTGTGGCCACGGACGGGAAAGTGCTGCTCtggcaggggggcggggcgggccagCTGCAGCTCACGGAGGGCTTCGCCCTGGTCGTGCAGCAGCTCCCGAGGAACACCAAGCTAAAGAAG CCTCCCCGGGGGGAGACCGAGGTGGGTGCTACGGCGGTGGCTTTCTCCGGCTTTGACCCCAGCCTCTTTGTTCTGGGCACGGAAGGTGGCTTCCCGCTCAAGTGTTCCCTGGCAGCAGAAGAGGCCGCCCTCACGCGGATGCCTAGCTCTGTGCCCTTGCGGGCCCCGGCACGGTTCACCTTCTCTCCCCATGGTGGTCCCATCTACTCTGTGAGCTGTTCCCCCTTCCACAG GAATCTCTTCCTGAGTGCGGGGACCGACGGCCACATCCACCTGTACTCCATGTTGCAGGCCcagcccctggcctccctgcAGCTGTCCCACAAGTACCTGTTTGCCGTGCGCTGGTCGCCAGTGCGCCCCTTGGTGTTTGCGGCTGCTTCCGGGGAAG gTGATGTGCAGCTGTTTGATCTACGGAAAAGTTCCCAGAAACCCACAGTTTCAATCAAGCAAACCCAGGATGATAGCCCGGTCTACTGTCTTGAGTTTAATCGCCAGCAGACTCAGCTCCTGGCTGCCGGTGACGCCAAGGGCACTGTAAAGGTGTGGCAGCTGAGCACCGAGTTCACTGAACAAGGACCCCGGGAGGCAGAGGACCTGGAGCAGCTGGCAGCAGAGGTGGCCACCTGA